In the genome of Hyphomonas sp. Mor2, one region contains:
- a CDS encoding class II aldolase/adducin family protein, with product MADGMQITSLKGQVSDEEWKTRVDLAAMYRLTALHGWTDMIFTHISHRVPGPDHHFLINPYGMFFEEITASSLVKVDLDGNIVQESPYFINPAGFTIHSAIHAARDDAHVVMHLHTDDGVAVSCNKEGLLPLTQTAMLLRHDLAFHDYEGVALDHGERERLVADMGTKNNMLLYNHGTLSVGSSAAECFLRMFFLERACSMQVRALTAGRENMVIPSQAVQDVVKSQTNPEGTKTLANMLAWPGLLRKLDRESPGYAA from the coding sequence ATGGCAGACGGAATGCAGATCACCAGCCTGAAGGGTCAGGTCAGTGACGAAGAATGGAAAACGCGCGTCGACCTCGCTGCGATGTATCGACTGACGGCGCTCCATGGTTGGACGGATATGATCTTCACGCATATCTCTCACCGTGTGCCGGGTCCGGACCATCACTTCCTGATTAACCCCTATGGTATGTTTTTCGAAGAGATTACGGCTTCATCGCTAGTCAAGGTCGATCTAGACGGAAATATCGTTCAGGAATCGCCCTATTTCATCAATCCAGCTGGCTTCACAATTCACTCTGCGATCCATGCGGCGCGCGATGATGCTCATGTCGTCATGCATTTGCACACCGATGACGGCGTTGCGGTCTCCTGCAACAAAGAAGGCTTGCTCCCATTAACTCAGACTGCAATGCTGCTTCGTCACGATCTGGCGTTCCACGATTATGAAGGCGTCGCTTTGGATCATGGCGAACGCGAGCGTCTCGTCGCCGACATGGGCACCAAGAACAATATGCTGCTTTACAATCACGGTACGTTGTCAGTTGGCAGCTCGGCCGCTGAGTGTTTCTTGCGCATGTTTTTCCTTGAGCGCGCTTGCTCTATGCAAGTTCGGGCGTTGACGGCTGGCCGCGAAAATATGGTTATTCCGTCGCAAGCGGTTCAGGACGTTGTGAAAAGCCAAACCAATCCTGAGGGCACTAAGACACTGGCTAACATGCTGGCCTGGCCTGGACTGTTGCGAAAACTGGATCGTGAGAGCCCTGGCTATGCCGCATAG
- a CDS encoding HD domain-containing protein translates to MGANLGQAQFTRMDQSTPEDWQIVGEHAKAYASELPDRILDHLRLLKDDMGGMRVSRLEHCLQMATMCHKAGKDEEYIVCALLHDIGDTLGSYNHADIAAAILQPFVSEECHWIVKHHGVFQGFYFFHHVGLDRNMRDKFKGHQWYDACAEFCKFDQAAFDPAYKSQPLEFFEPMVRRVFSAPKNSIYLDAE, encoded by the coding sequence ATGGGTGCTAATTTAGGACAAGCCCAATTTACGCGTATGGATCAATCCACACCGGAAGATTGGCAGATCGTGGGCGAACATGCCAAAGCCTATGCATCAGAGTTGCCGGACCGGATACTGGACCACCTCAGATTATTAAAGGACGATATGGGCGGGATGCGTGTTTCGCGGCTGGAGCATTGTCTACAGATGGCAACGATGTGCCACAAAGCCGGCAAAGACGAAGAGTACATTGTTTGCGCGCTTCTACATGACATCGGAGACACGCTCGGATCGTACAATCATGCTGATATCGCAGCTGCAATTCTTCAACCCTTCGTAAGTGAAGAATGCCACTGGATCGTTAAACATCACGGCGTATTCCAAGGCTTCTACTTTTTCCACCATGTGGGCTTGGATCGCAATATGCGGGACAAGTTTAAAGGCCACCAATGGTATGATGCCTGCGCAGAGTTTTGCAAATTTGACCAGGCCGCATTTGATCCTGCTTACAAAAGCCAGCCTCTCGAATTTTTTGAACCGATGGTGCGGCGGGTGTTCTCGGCGCCCAAAAATTCAATCTACCTGGATGCGGAATAA
- a CDS encoding ROK family protein, translating into MTGENLIAGIDAGGTSFKLLLATRNRDIIAEQRVPTDGPIDTVEKSVNAFKAMVPIGAKIEALGIAAFGPLDLEAGSPNFGVIQNTPKPGWSGFNLKQAFERCLPGVNVAIDLDVNAALSAECAWGAGMGLHSIAYVTVGTGIGVGLRINNQSIQNCDHPEVGHIPVSRSPLELSSFTSACAFHEDCLEGFASAPALMSRFGGDPSEWPDSHPAWKLEADYLAQLCRTLTYTVRPQRIILGGGVMSRPILLRYTIEAFENCMGGYAISALPNLDEYIVQPGLASKSGELGALYLAIHAQNST; encoded by the coding sequence GTGACCGGTGAGAACCTCATTGCTGGAATCGATGCCGGAGGCACTTCGTTTAAACTCCTATTAGCGACCCGAAACAGAGATATCATTGCCGAACAACGGGTACCCACGGATGGGCCGATCGATACGGTAGAAAAATCGGTGAACGCGTTTAAGGCGATGGTCCCCATCGGCGCCAAGATCGAAGCGCTTGGAATTGCCGCTTTCGGTCCACTCGATCTGGAAGCAGGTTCACCAAATTTTGGCGTGATCCAAAACACGCCCAAACCAGGATGGAGCGGCTTCAATCTAAAACAAGCGTTTGAACGATGCCTACCGGGCGTGAATGTAGCGATTGACCTAGACGTAAACGCAGCGTTGAGCGCCGAGTGCGCATGGGGTGCAGGCATGGGGCTACATTCCATCGCCTATGTAACGGTTGGAACCGGAATTGGGGTCGGTCTCAGAATCAACAACCAATCCATTCAAAATTGTGACCACCCGGAAGTCGGCCACATTCCTGTTTCGAGATCGCCGCTCGAACTTTCATCCTTTACGAGTGCATGCGCATTTCACGAAGATTGTTTAGAAGGGTTTGCATCGGCGCCAGCATTGATGTCTCGGTTCGGCGGCGATCCATCGGAATGGCCCGACTCGCATCCTGCCTGGAAACTCGAAGCAGATTATTTGGCTCAGCTATGTCGGACACTGACCTATACGGTGAGGCCACAAAGGATAATTCTCGGCGGCGGCGTTATGAGCCGTCCCATACTTTTGCGATATACAATTGAGGCCTTTGAGAACTGCATGGGTGGCTATGCGATCAGCGCACTGCCGAACTTGGACGAGTACATTGTACAGCCGGGGTTGGCGAGTAAATCAGGCGAATTAGGTGCGTTATATCTGGCAATCCATGCGCAAAATTCGACGTGA
- a CDS encoding LacI family DNA-binding transcriptional regulator produces MASQKHNITLADVAKAAGVSSMTVSRVLNKNRDAVKPSTYEKVEKAIRELNYAPNISARALAGTRSFRIGVVYPSASPFSFYLDSLVVNVADALADVGMYLSVVKIDVSLERDAKINRLSEMSSDLDGFLVPPPIADDQDVRAFLESAAKPYVLLTGETGVDGAIRVCIDNFEAAREVTQYLIDRGHQKIAFISGGANFDSAERERGYRYAMQLAKYRVEPQYVSHGEFTYESGLVAAEELLAIERRPTAIFAGNDEMALASIYVANKRRIRVPEELSIIGFDGSPLAHCATPKLTSVSQQLGVMARCAVKELNNRLGNSMAVSNANSTGKQILVPYEFVAGESVSKPRLGKA; encoded by the coding sequence ATGGCTTCCCAAAAACATAACATAACGCTTGCAGACGTCGCCAAAGCCGCGGGGGTGAGTTCAATGACTGTATCTCGAGTGCTTAATAAAAATCGCGATGCGGTGAAGCCTTCGACATACGAGAAAGTCGAAAAAGCAATTCGAGAGCTAAACTATGCTCCAAACATTTCTGCGCGCGCATTAGCAGGAACGCGCAGTTTTCGCATTGGCGTTGTATATCCTTCTGCCTCACCATTTTCGTTCTATTTAGACAGTTTGGTTGTGAACGTTGCGGATGCCTTGGCCGATGTCGGAATGTACTTATCTGTCGTCAAAATCGATGTCTCACTCGAACGGGACGCGAAGATTAATCGTTTAAGTGAGATGTCTTCTGATCTCGATGGGTTCCTTGTGCCTCCCCCAATCGCGGACGACCAAGATGTCCGCGCTTTCCTGGAAAGCGCAGCTAAACCCTATGTGCTTCTGACAGGAGAGACCGGAGTAGACGGTGCTATACGCGTGTGCATCGACAATTTCGAAGCTGCCCGAGAAGTGACGCAGTATTTGATCGATCGTGGGCACCAGAAAATTGCTTTCATTTCCGGCGGGGCGAATTTTGATAGTGCGGAGCGAGAACGAGGTTATCGCTACGCTATGCAGCTCGCCAAGTATCGTGTTGAACCGCAATATGTGAGTCACGGCGAATTTACTTATGAATCTGGTTTGGTTGCCGCAGAAGAATTACTGGCAATTGAGCGTAGGCCGACGGCAATCTTTGCCGGAAATGATGAAATGGCTTTGGCGTCGATATATGTCGCGAACAAAAGACGTATTCGCGTTCCCGAGGAGCTCTCGATCATCGGATTTGATGGTTCACCATTAGCCCATTGCGCAACTCCAAAACTTACGAGCGTTTCGCAACAGCTTGGAGTAATGGCGCGATGTGCTGTTAAGGAGCTTAACAATCGGCTTGGCAATTCGATGGCTGTTTCAAATGCGAATAGTACAGGAAAGCAGATTTTGGTGCCGTACGAATTTGTGGCTGGTGAAAGCGTTTCCAAACCCAGGCTTGGCAAAGCTTAG
- a CDS encoding GMC family oxidoreductase N-terminal domain-containing protein — protein MNENYDYIVVGSGPGGAPVANRLSADKKTTVAVIETGGANKGPTIDIPLLLIANVSKENKHNYAYQTVPQKGLNGRIGYQPRGRGLGGSSAINALIYMRGHRKDYDEWRDLGCPGWGYDDVLEYFKKSENNTAVADEFHGQGGEMNVERVRTDNPWHDHLSEMLKEAQLSSNPDPNGARQEGYGIAQVMQKEGTRCSAAHAFLIPYLDQRPNLTALLDTQAVRVIFEGKKAVGLAVEHQGQKRVLRVNKEIILSAGAFGTPQILMNSGVGRASDLKPLGIEIVHDLPMVGYDLQDHADFTLRYHVDDKRNLFGISPVGGWSLFQNFRRYRREKRGMFTTTFAEVNGFMRLTPQSPRPEIQYEFVFGLSDDHGRKVEPRHGISCHILDLRPSSRGTIKLASNDHKAMPLIDPNFFDTEDDIQRMIAGSKRMHEIVLNSRRVGPQVKKVLDVAHCKSDADWEDVIRSRADTNYHPVGSCRMGTDDNAVVDARTLKVNGVEGIRISDASVMPRIPGGNTTAPTMMISEKCADFILR, from the coding sequence ATGAACGAAAACTATGATTATATCGTCGTTGGAAGTGGCCCGGGAGGCGCGCCCGTTGCCAATCGCTTGAGCGCAGACAAAAAAACGACCGTTGCAGTGATCGAAACTGGCGGGGCAAACAAGGGCCCCACGATCGATATTCCGCTATTGCTCATCGCGAACGTCTCCAAAGAAAACAAACATAATTACGCGTATCAGACGGTCCCACAAAAGGGTTTAAATGGCCGGATCGGCTACCAACCGCGAGGTCGAGGTCTCGGAGGATCATCGGCGATCAATGCGTTGATCTACATGCGCGGTCACCGCAAAGACTATGACGAATGGCGTGATCTTGGTTGCCCGGGTTGGGGTTACGATGACGTGCTTGAATATTTCAAAAAGTCTGAAAACAACACTGCTGTCGCCGATGAGTTTCACGGCCAAGGCGGCGAAATGAATGTGGAGCGTGTGCGTACGGATAATCCTTGGCACGATCATCTATCTGAGATGCTAAAAGAAGCCCAGCTTTCTTCGAATCCCGATCCAAATGGTGCGCGCCAGGAGGGATATGGCATCGCTCAAGTTATGCAAAAGGAAGGCACTCGGTGCTCGGCCGCGCACGCATTCCTTATCCCCTACTTAGACCAACGTCCAAATTTGACAGCCTTGCTAGACACCCAAGCCGTACGCGTGATTTTTGAAGGGAAAAAGGCTGTGGGTCTGGCGGTTGAGCACCAGGGCCAAAAGCGCGTATTGCGGGTCAACAAAGAAATTATCCTATCTGCGGGCGCATTTGGAACGCCGCAGATCTTGATGAATTCCGGCGTCGGTCGCGCAAGCGACTTGAAGCCGCTCGGGATCGAAATTGTTCACGATCTCCCCATGGTGGGTTATGACTTACAAGATCACGCCGATTTCACGCTTCGCTATCATGTTGATGACAAACGAAACTTATTTGGGATCTCCCCGGTCGGCGGCTGGTCATTGTTTCAGAATTTTCGACGTTATCGCCGTGAAAAAAGAGGAATGTTTACAACGACGTTTGCCGAAGTGAACGGATTTATGCGTCTAACACCGCAGAGCCCACGCCCCGAGATACAGTATGAATTTGTCTTTGGACTGTCTGACGACCATGGACGCAAGGTAGAGCCGCGTCATGGCATTTCATGCCATATTCTCGACTTGCGCCCTTCCTCACGAGGCACGATTAAGCTCGCTTCAAATGATCACAAAGCGATGCCGCTGATCGATCCAAATTTCTTTGACACTGAAGATGACATTCAGCGGATGATTGCCGGTTCAAAAAGGATGCATGAGATCGTGTTGAATTCGCGTCGGGTTGGCCCACAGGTTAAGAAGGTACTTGATGTGGCGCACTGCAAATCGGACGCAGATTGGGAAGACGTCATCCGTTCTCGCGCGGATACGAACTATCACCCGGTTGGCTCATGCCGCATGGGGACCGATGACAATGCTGTGGTCGATGCGCGAACACTTAAAGTGAACGGCGTAGAAGGGATCCGGATATCGGACGCCTCCGTTATGCCTCGCATCCCGGGCGGTAATACAACAGCTCCGACCATGATGATTTCCGAAAAGTGCGCGGATTTCATTTTGCGTTGA
- a CDS encoding alpha/beta hydrolase, with protein MESFETGHTKSISIETGDLTFSALSLGEGPAVILIHGFPDGPRTFDAQLPALANAGYRAISVTTRGYERSSRPKNNNYGIVSLSGDVLRWLDALELDHAHLVGHDWGSPIAFGAAMMAPERIQSLTQIAVPNSLRLRVEMPKDFAQMWRSRYMFFFQLKGIAERRIAKSDAAYIEELWRRWSPGWTPNRDALDYIRTCFKDPEFLRASLSYYRQMSSVADEDKAMLETLNSQTLQTVPTLGVCGDLDQCVGADFFEKCMREEDYPNGLRVERVPNAGHFVQMEQPEAVNRILLEWLSEHANRLEN; from the coding sequence ATGGAATCATTCGAAACAGGCCATACGAAATCAATTTCGATAGAAACCGGTGACCTTACGTTTTCAGCCTTGTCATTAGGCGAAGGGCCTGCGGTCATTTTAATTCATGGATTTCCTGATGGTCCGCGCACATTTGATGCACAATTGCCTGCTCTAGCGAATGCAGGGTATCGCGCGATCTCGGTGACGACACGCGGATACGAGCGTTCGTCCCGACCCAAAAACAATAACTATGGAATCGTTTCTCTTTCGGGCGATGTTCTTCGTTGGTTGGATGCCTTGGAATTGGACCATGCTCACCTAGTAGGACACGATTGGGGCTCGCCGATTGCATTTGGCGCGGCGATGATGGCGCCGGAAAGAATACAAAGCCTCACGCAGATCGCGGTACCAAATTCACTCCGACTTCGAGTGGAAATGCCAAAAGATTTCGCTCAAATGTGGCGTTCAAGATATATGTTCTTCTTCCAACTCAAGGGTATTGCAGAGCGGCGGATCGCCAAATCCGATGCGGCATATATCGAAGAGCTTTGGCGGCGATGGTCTCCTGGATGGACGCCTAATCGGGACGCTTTGGACTATATCAGAACGTGTTTCAAGGACCCTGAATTTCTTCGCGCATCTCTGTCTTATTACCGGCAAATGTCCTCGGTTGCGGACGAAGACAAGGCCATGTTAGAAACTCTAAACTCGCAAACTTTGCAAACCGTGCCGACCTTGGGGGTGTGCGGTGATCTTGATCAATGCGTTGGCGCCGATTTTTTTGAAAAGTGCATGCGAGAAGAAGACTATCCGAACGGCCTTCGCGTCGAGCGTGTCCCCAATGCGGGGCATTTCGTCCAAATGGAACAGCCAGAAGCCGTTAACCGCATATTGCTGGAATGGCTGAGCGAACACGCGAATAGGTTGGAGAATTAG
- a CDS encoding TonB-dependent receptor, producing the protein MSDTKNINTYASWLKLSCSAMAVACLGIAGAHAQDITDGDTDAEDEVSYQSTVVVIGNKETRLLSASVPVTTIDSEALLEQAPRNISDALINIPSLQIENTSGNTNNEYRFRGVGAGGTQFLELEEDGIPIMRDGPDFLYRVHNGIDSIQTVRGGNSPILRTAAIGAVIDFRYKEGSRDEQEGDIYLQASDFGMRRVEGWLGGPITDNLTYSLSGYYTTDEGVRKVDFAANEGYNLHGSLKYHFDDDSGYLKVSGRKFDEGNIVYLAVPLLGDPNNPSPFPGGPDITTGSLLSSEIALSTTFSAPGVPSRLDLRDGNASKMNYVGSEFVKEWNLDNGVDVEFISRNRYTDVTSRFSGYYAAGFAIGGDFQTGESLVPNLLNSNTMGAGLVNYAYALPAGFAPTAYTVTNQQGDILDNGTITDANLNGIIDAGEAASTATTLANGNGIFMPAAAFDQDNPFTSFQQDLELNFDWQTGDISHYASFGYYYLKMDRQQNNRQQLFLIDLQPQASRVDVNLQDATGAQVTLTDDGFLTHNHWLNGDSINTKVDSFYGTYELSWDRLTLDLGLRHDTFEDKRVFAQTQNVFGDGPNQTPLPPPGTTVSPAVTSIQQFTGSFLTDFDFENEELNWTVGGAYEFSDTIGAYARATEAYLPNRNGATASNIFELGARYGNGPVYLAANLFSLTQEGDVQERGLTINGQQVIANFQTDRESTGLELEGDVSFTDNLGVFFSATFQDPKFASGGSATAQAGSGVTQAELDAAVGDLTAIDGNQIANQPQTLGTFGIRYDFDIASLGTLNLNGVVRHVGEVPLDDGNNTYIDGYNQINLGAVFESQSGDWYARVNMQNVTDEEAVQRVFGGPQSITDQLVAADGFYGRPLLGRNVVFGIGYRF; encoded by the coding sequence ATGAGCGACACTAAGAACATCAACACCTATGCCAGTTGGCTGAAACTTTCTTGTTCAGCAATGGCGGTAGCCTGCTTGGGAATTGCAGGCGCACATGCCCAAGACATAACAGACGGGGACACTGACGCTGAAGATGAAGTGTCGTATCAAAGTACTGTTGTTGTTATCGGCAACAAAGAAACGCGACTACTCTCAGCATCGGTACCCGTCACCACGATCGATTCCGAAGCGCTACTGGAACAAGCGCCTCGAAACATCTCCGATGCATTGATTAACATCCCGTCCCTTCAAATCGAGAACACGTCGGGTAACACAAACAATGAGTACCGTTTCCGGGGCGTCGGCGCTGGCGGCACGCAGTTCCTCGAATTAGAGGAAGATGGTATTCCGATTATGCGCGATGGACCAGATTTCCTGTATCGCGTCCACAACGGCATTGATAGCATTCAAACCGTTCGTGGTGGTAACTCTCCTATCCTGCGCACCGCTGCGATCGGCGCGGTCATCGATTTTCGCTACAAAGAAGGCTCAAGAGATGAGCAAGAAGGAGACATATACCTCCAAGCTTCTGATTTCGGAATGCGCCGTGTAGAGGGCTGGCTCGGTGGCCCGATCACCGACAACCTAACCTACTCCTTGTCTGGCTATTACACGACGGATGAAGGCGTGCGAAAAGTCGACTTTGCTGCCAATGAGGGATACAACCTTCATGGTAGTTTGAAGTATCATTTTGACGATGATAGCGGATATTTGAAAGTGTCTGGTCGTAAGTTCGACGAAGGCAACATTGTTTATCTCGCTGTTCCACTTCTTGGTGATCCGAATAATCCGAGCCCCTTCCCTGGCGGCCCAGATATCACAACCGGTTCTCTTTTGAGTAGTGAAATTGCACTTTCGACAACGTTCAGTGCTCCAGGCGTTCCGAGCCGCTTGGATCTACGAGACGGCAACGCGTCCAAAATGAACTATGTGGGTTCTGAATTCGTCAAGGAATGGAACTTGGATAATGGCGTGGACGTGGAGTTCATTTCGCGAAATCGCTATACCGACGTGACGTCTCGCTTCTCGGGATATTATGCAGCAGGCTTTGCGATTGGCGGAGACTTCCAAACAGGTGAGTCACTTGTTCCAAACCTGTTGAACTCAAATACGATGGGCGCCGGTTTGGTCAATTACGCCTACGCATTGCCTGCCGGGTTCGCCCCAACGGCATATACTGTGACCAACCAGCAGGGTGACATTCTCGACAATGGCACAATTACCGACGCCAACCTGAACGGTATTATTGATGCTGGCGAAGCTGCTTCAACAGCGACCACGCTTGCCAATGGCAATGGCATTTTCATGCCAGCTGCAGCGTTCGATCAGGACAATCCGTTTACCAGCTTCCAGCAGGACTTGGAGCTTAATTTCGATTGGCAAACGGGCGACATCTCTCACTATGCTTCGTTTGGCTATTACTATCTGAAAATGGATCGCCAACAGAACAATCGCCAACAATTGTTCTTGATTGATCTTCAGCCTCAGGCAAGCCGGGTGGATGTGAACCTTCAAGATGCAACAGGCGCACAAGTCACGCTTACAGATGACGGGTTCCTGACCCATAATCACTGGCTAAACGGAGACTCAATCAACACAAAAGTTGATTCATTCTATGGCACATATGAACTGAGCTGGGATCGTTTGACACTGGATTTGGGTCTGCGTCACGACACGTTTGAAGATAAGCGAGTCTTTGCTCAAACTCAAAACGTGTTCGGTGATGGGCCAAACCAAACACCACTGCCGCCTCCAGGTACTACGGTTTCACCCGCTGTGACCTCGATCCAGCAATTCACCGGTTCATTCCTGACCGATTTCGATTTTGAGAATGAAGAGCTAAACTGGACTGTTGGCGGCGCATACGAATTCTCCGACACAATCGGTGCTTATGCGCGCGCCACTGAAGCCTATCTGCCAAATAGAAACGGTGCGACCGCATCGAATATATTCGAGCTCGGTGCGCGCTACGGCAATGGCCCGGTATATCTCGCAGCAAACCTATTCTCGCTGACACAAGAAGGCGACGTGCAGGAACGCGGTCTGACAATCAATGGCCAGCAGGTCATTGCGAACTTCCAGACGGATCGCGAATCGACGGGTCTGGAACTTGAAGGCGATGTTAGCTTTACCGACAATCTCGGCGTATTCTTCAGCGCAACCTTCCAAGATCCGAAGTTTGCCAGCGGTGGCTCAGCAACGGCGCAGGCTGGATCTGGTGTAACCCAGGCGGAACTCGATGCCGCAGTTGGTGACTTAACTGCGATCGATGGCAATCAAATCGCCAATCAACCGCAAACGCTTGGCACATTTGGCATTCGCTATGATTTCGATATTGCCTCGCTTGGCACGTTGAATCTGAACGGCGTTGTACGCCATGTCGGCGAAGTTCCTCTCGATGACGGAAACAACACCTACATTGATGGTTACAATCAGATCAATCTGGGCGCGGTATTTGAAAGCCAAAGCGGTGATTGGTATGCGCGGGTTAACATGCAGAACGTCACGGATGAAGAAGCCGTTCAGCGCGTTTTCGGAGGCCCTCAGTCAATTACCGATCAGCTCGTCGCTGCTGATGGATTTTATGGCCGACCACTCCTCGGCCGGAACGTTGTCTTCGGAATCGGTTACCGTTTCTAG
- a CDS encoding TetR/AcrR family transcriptional regulator: MEVTQTDRSFAEENDGRTRLIKTAMALFADRGIDGVTVRQIAAAAGVSVGLINHHFGSKEGLAEEVDKYFLSVFDDFPGVSDSERPFLFETPHSELIDVWMADRQDNADDLFAYFKRSLLDERELGAKLFDRMYTSIQEALTKLDAHGELRDDADRLWLPFLVIYLELGTALLRPQVERILGKPVFEKELWARRHRAYGALMRHGFTRQGDQ; the protein is encoded by the coding sequence ATGGAGGTAACTCAGACCGATCGATCTTTCGCGGAAGAAAACGATGGACGCACGCGATTGATCAAAACCGCGATGGCGTTATTCGCCGATCGCGGAATTGACGGCGTTACGGTGCGCCAAATTGCGGCTGCTGCCGGCGTTTCAGTCGGCCTAATAAATCACCATTTCGGCTCTAAAGAGGGATTGGCTGAAGAAGTCGACAAGTACTTTTTGAGCGTGTTCGATGATTTTCCCGGCGTTTCGGATAGCGAGCGTCCTTTTTTGTTTGAGACACCCCACTCCGAACTGATAGATGTTTGGATGGCAGACCGCCAAGACAATGCTGATGATCTGTTTGCCTATTTCAAACGCTCATTGTTGGACGAGCGCGAACTTGGTGCGAAACTATTTGATCGTATGTACACCTCAATCCAAGAGGCTCTGACAAAGCTCGATGCGCACGGCGAGCTGCGCGATGACGCCGATCGATTGTGGCTGCCCTTTTTGGTTATCTATCTAGAATTAGGGACAGCTCTTTTACGTCCTCAAGTAGAGCGCATCTTAGGAAAACCGGTCTTCGAAAAAGAACTTTGGGCGCGGCGGCACCGGGCCTATGGCGCCCTAATGCGACATGGATTTACCCGTCAGGGAGAC
- a CDS encoding glycoside hydrolase family 32 protein, which yields MRFQPSQNWMNDPNGPIFHDGVWHLFYQYNPNGDQWGDIGWGHAVSTNLVDWEERPLAIPADDEHLIFSGSVIHDAKNTSGLGTTERGPLIAFYTGHSRDEPQQQVQCLAYSNDGGETWDKYGTNPIIDLSLANFRDPKVFWHEESKRWVMLTALAAEQSILIFTSQNLIDWTQVSRFCAPEPMDHEWECPDLLPLPVRDHSDEVKWTLFVSVGGSAPAGGVGVQYFIGDFDGEAFILDPGERGRWVDFGPDFYAPQSFSGISSDRDGGLWLGWMNNWIYAKQTFPCPSRGMMTCARRIYLHREEHTYHLVQQPVPLAQSMSPPQSLPRRISVQGDRAIVLELTSELGEKASLAVDPLGVVTIDRSGLSTELPDEFRQKHEMSFRPVSGQGTVIVLDEKGIEVFATGGRDVMTALLQFEGRSIRLSLEELSADAFASSAS from the coding sequence ATGCGGTTTCAACCTTCACAAAATTGGATGAATGACCCAAACGGGCCGATTTTTCATGATGGTGTTTGGCATCTTTTCTACCAATACAACCCCAATGGCGATCAGTGGGGAGATATTGGATGGGGCCATGCTGTCAGCACCAATCTCGTGGATTGGGAAGAACGTCCGCTGGCTATCCCCGCGGATGACGAGCATCTTATATTCTCGGGTTCGGTCATTCATGACGCCAAGAATACGTCAGGATTGGGGACCACTGAACGCGGACCGCTGATCGCTTTTTACACTGGCCACAGTCGCGATGAACCTCAGCAACAGGTACAATGTCTCGCCTACAGCAATGATGGCGGAGAAACCTGGGACAAATACGGCACCAATCCTATAATCGATCTTAGTCTTGCAAATTTCAGAGACCCGAAGGTTTTTTGGCACGAAGAATCGAAGCGCTGGGTCATGTTAACCGCGCTCGCCGCCGAGCAATCGATCTTGATATTCACGTCGCAGAACTTGATCGATTGGACCCAAGTTAGCCGGTTTTGCGCTCCGGAGCCAATGGATCATGAATGGGAATGCCCTGATTTATTGCCGTTGCCGGTGCGAGATCACAGCGACGAGGTTAAATGGACCCTGTTTGTAAGCGTGGGTGGAAGCGCGCCTGCGGGCGGGGTCGGTGTGCAATACTTCATCGGCGACTTTGATGGCGAGGCGTTTATCTTAGACCCCGGCGAACGAGGAAGGTGGGTTGATTTTGGACCCGATTTTTACGCGCCTCAGTCATTCTCAGGCATCAGCTCAGACCGAGATGGCGGTCTATGGCTTGGCTGGATGAATAATTGGATTTACGCAAAGCAGACGTTTCCCTGCCCTTCGCGCGGCATGATGACTTGCGCCAGGCGCATCTACTTGCATCGTGAAGAACATACGTATCATTTGGTCCAGCAACCCGTTCCCCTTGCGCAATCCATGTCTCCCCCCCAATCGCTGCCCCGGCGCATTTCCGTTCAAGGGGATCGCGCAATAGTACTCGAATTGACATCTGAGTTGGGAGAAAAAGCCAGTCTTGCCGTGGATCCGTTGGGCGTCGTCACAATTGACCGAAGCGGCCTATCGACAGAGCTGCCGGATGAGTTTCGTCAGAAACATGAAATGTCTTTTCGTCCTGTCTCGGGACAAGGCACTGTGATCGTTCTAGACGAGAAAGGGATAGAGGTTTTTGCGACGGGGGGCCGCGATGTCATGACTGCACTTTTGCAATTTGAAGGACGCTCTATTCGATTGTCTTTGGAAGAACTCTCTGCAGACGCTTTTGCGAGTTCAGCTTCGTGA